Proteins co-encoded in one Ziziphus jujuba cultivar Dongzao chromosome 9, ASM3175591v1 genomic window:
- the LOC107426175 gene encoding pto-interacting protein 1 produces MSCFGCCEDDDMHKAAESGGPYTVRHSAGNDGGYHASEAAPKGSQTVKVQPIEVPEISADELKEVTDNFGPNALIGEGSYGRVYYGLLKNGQGAAIKKLDASKQPDEEFLAQVSMVSRLKHDNFVQLLGYCVDGNSRVLAYEFASNGSLHDILHGRKGVKGAQPGPVLSWAQRVKIAVGAAKGLEYLHEKADPHIIHRDIKSSNVLIFDDDVAKIADFDLSNQAPDMAARLHSTRVLGTFGYHAPEYAMTGQLNAKSDVYSFGVVLLELLTGRKPVDHTLPRGQQSLVTWATPKLSEDKVRQCIDTRLGGEYPPKAVAKMAAVAALCVQYEADFRPNMSIVVKALQPLLNARPGPAGEAPSL; encoded by the exons ATGAGCTGCTTCGGGTGTTGTGAAGATGATGATATGCATAAAGCTGCTGAGAGTGGTGGTCCGTACACAGTGAGACATTCGGCAG GAAATGATGGGGGTTATCATGCCTCAGAAGCTGCACCCAAAGGTTCTCAAACAGTGAAAGTCCAGCCTATTGAAGTTCCTGAAATATCAGCAGATGAGCTAAAGGAAGTGACAGATAACTTTGGTCCAAATGCTTTGATCGGAGAGGGCTCATATGGAAGAGTTTATTACGGGCTTCTCAAAAATGGTCAGGGTGCAGCAATCAAAAAGTTAGATGCCAGCAAACAGCCAGATGAGGAATTTTTAGCCCAG GTTTCTATGGTCTCAAGGCTGAAACATGATAATTTTGTTCAATTGCTTGGTTACTGTGTTGATGGAAATTCACGTGTTCTTGCCTATGAGTTTGCTTCCAATGGATCTCTTCATGATATTCTACATG GGAGGAAAGGTGTCAAAGGAGCACAGCCTGGTCCTGTTCTGTCATGGGCACAACGAGTGAAAATCGCAGTAGGGGCTGCAAAAGGGCTTGAATACTTGCATGAAAAGGCTGATCCCCACATTATCCATCGTGACATCAAATCTAGCAATGTACTAATTTTTGATGATGATGTTGCTAAGATTGCAGACTTTGATTTGTCAAACCAAGCTCCTGATATGGCAGCACGTCTTCATTCCACTCGTGTGCTAGGAACCTTTGGTTATCATGCCCCTGA ATATGCAATGACTGGGCAGTTGAATGCAAAGAGTGATGTTTACAGTTTTGGTGTTGTCCTTCTTGAACTTCTGACTGGACGAAAGCCTGTTGATCATACATTACCACGTGGACAGCAGAGTTTGGTGACATGG GCTACGCCAAAACTTAGTGAGGACAAAGTTAGGCAGTGCATCGATACAAGACTAGGAGGAGAATACCCTCCTAAGGCTGTTGCAAAG ATGGCTGCCGTTGCTGCCTTGTGTGTACAATATGAAGCTGATTTCCGGCCAAACATGAGCATTGTAGTTAAAGCCCTGCAGCCCCTGTTAAATGCCCGACCTGGACCTGCTGGTGAAGCACCAAGCTTGTAA
- the LOC107426205 gene encoding squamosa promoter-binding-like protein 1, whose translation MEARFGGHHFYGVSSGKRTLEWDLNDWKWDGDLFIATPLNQVPLDNSMGRQFLPLGSAGIPVTGGSSNSSSSCSEEGGNVGTDKEKREHEKRRRVLEVEDEDRLNQEGAGTLSLKLGGHGHGYQVSEREGGNWEGASGKKTKLGGGATPNRAVCQVEDCGADLSNAKDYHRRHKVCEMHSKASRALVGNVMQRFCQQCSRFHVLQEFDEGKRSCRRRLAGHNKRRRKTNPDTVVNGNSLNDDQTSGYLLISLLRILSNMHSNRSDHNTDQDLLSHLLRSLANQTSEHGGKSVAGLLQGRQNLLTDGTSVGHSEAVNYLTNGPQGHPRPVTQHHQAVSVSGVAQQGMHEHNASAGNIQATCSLKPNVLNKPPAYLEGRDTTAGQIKMNNFDLNDIYIDSDDGIENPERSPAPTNVGVSSLDCLSWVQQGSHQSSPPQTSGNSDSASPQSPSSSSGEAQSRTDRIVFKLFGKEPNDFPLVLRAQILDWLSHSPSDIESYIRPGCIFLTIYLRQTEAAWDDLCYNLSSSLSRLLDVSDDTFWRTGWVYIRVQNQIAFIYNGHVIIDTSLALRSSNYSKILSVKPIAISASEKAQFSVRGINMARPATRLFCALEGKYLVQEATQDLMDSVDSVKEHDEQSINFSCSIPLVNGRGFVEIEDHGYSSSFFPFIVAEEDVCSEIRVLESALEYAETDANLRGSGNIVTQNQAMDFISEMGWLLHRSQLRSRLGHLDPNADPFPLKRFKWLMEFSLDHDWCAVVRKLLDILLDGSVSEGEHPSLSLALLDMGLLHRAVRKNSRPLVEFLLRYVPKNITRKLESEDNVTANGVNGNFLFRPDVTGPAGLTPLHIAAGKDDSEDVLDALTDDPKMVGIEAWKSALDSTGSTPEDYARLRGHYSYIHLVQRKINKRPTTAEHVVVDMPNNVNDLIVNQKQNNEFRSSSSSLDIGRSELKWNHQQQCRVCDRKVGYGSRSRSLLYRPAMLSMVAIAAVCVCVALLFKSSPEVVYIFRPFRWELLEYGTS comes from the exons atggagGCTAGATTCGGAGGCCATCATTTCTATGGAGTGAGCTCCGGGAAGAGAACACTGGAGTGGGATTTGAACGATTGGAAGTGGGACGGAGACCTGTTTATCGCCACGCCGTTGAATCAGGTGCCGTTGGATAACAGCATGGGCAGGCAGTTTTTGCCACTTGGGTCTGCTGGGATCCCGGTGACTGGGGGATCATCGAACAGTTCTTCATCGTGTTCGGAGGAAGGAGGGAACGTGGGGACTGACAAGGAGAAGAGGGAGCATGAGAAGAGAAGGAGGGTTCTTGAGGTGGAAGACGAGGACCGTTTAAATCAGGAAGGCGCCGGCACCCTTAGTTTGAAGCTTGGAGGACATGGACACGGTTACCAGGTGTCTGAAAGGGAGGGAGGGAATTGGGAGGGAGCGAGTGGTAAGAAAACCAAGTTGGGTGGGGGTGCCACTCCAAACCGTGCAGTTTGTCAGGTGGAGGACTGTGGGGCTGATCTGAGCAATGCCAAGGATTATCACAGACGTCATAAGGTCTGCGAGATGCATTCCAAGGCTAGTAGGGCTTTGGTGGGAAACGTCATGCAGCGTTTCTGTCAGCAGTGTAGTCG GTTTCACGTCCTTCAAGAGTTTGATGAAGGGAAGAGAAGTTGTCGCAGACGATTAGCTGGTCATAATAAACggagaagaaaaacaaatccAGATACTGTTGTTAATGGAAATTCACTGAATGATGACCAGACTAGTGGTTATCTGTTGATAAGTCTACTAAGAATACTGTCCAACATGCACT CCAATAGATCTGACCACAACACGGATCAGGATCTGCTTTCCCATCTTCTTAGGAGTCTTGCCAACCAAACAAGTGAGCATGGGGGAAAAAGTGTAGCTGGCCTTTTGCAGGGGCGTCAAAATTTGCTGACTGATGGGACTTCAGTTGGGCATTCTGAAGCTGTGAATTATCTCACAAATGGTCCTCAGGGACATCCGAGGCCTGTCACGCAACATCATCAAGCAGTATCTGTATCTGGAGTTGCACAACAAGGGATGCATGAGCATAATGCTAGTGCTGGAAATATACAAGCCACATGTTCTCTAAAACCCAACGTTCTGAACAAGCCTCCAGCTTACTTAGAAGGAAGAGACACCACTGCAGGGCAGATCAAAATGAACAATTTTGATTTGAATGACATATATATTGATTCAGATGATGGGATAGAGAATCCAGAAAGATCACCTGCTCCTACAAATGTTGGGGTGAGCTCCCTTGATTGTCTTTCATGGGTACAACAAGGATCACATCAGTCTAGTCCACCTCAAACAAGTGGAAATTCAGATTCAGCATCTCCCCAGTCACCCTCTAGTTCCAGTGGAGAAGCTCAG AGCCGTACAGATCGAATTGTCTTTAAACTCTTTGGGAAAGAGCCAAATGACTTTCCTCTTGTCCTTCGTGCTCAG ATTCTTGACTGGTTATCGCACAGTCCATCTGACATTGAGAGCTACATCAGGCCTGGTTGTATCTTTCTAACAATATATCTGCGCCAGACTGAGGCTGCATGGGACGAT CTTTGTTACAACCTGAGTTCCAGTTTGAGTAGGCTTCTGGATGTTTCAGATGACACTTTTTGGAGAACTGGATGGGTTTATATTAGAGTACAAAATCAAATAGCCTTCATTTACAATG GCCATGTCATTATTGACACATCCTTGGCTCTTAGAAGTAGCAATTACAGCAAGATTTTAAGTGTCAAGCCTATTGCAATATCAGCATCTGAGAAAGCTCAGTTTTCTGTAAGAGGCATTAATATGGCTCGGCCAGCAACAAG GTTATTCTGTGCACTAGAAGGGAAGTATCTGGTTCAGGAAGCTACTCAGGACTTAATGGACAGTGTTGATAGTGTCAAGGAGCATGATGAGCAAAGCATAAACTTTTCTTGTTCTATCCCTCTTGTGAATGGACGGGGATTTGTTGAG ATTGAGGACCATGGTTATAGCAGCAGCTTCTTTCCTTTCATAGTTGCAGAGGAGGATGTTTGTTCAGAGATCCGTGTGCTTGAGAGTGCTCTTGAGTATGCTGAAACTGATGCAAATCTCAGGGGTTCTGGGAATATTGTTACTCAAAATCAAGCCATGGACTTCATTAGTGAAATGGGTTGGCTTCTCCATAGAAGTCAGTTGCGGTCTAGATTGGGTCATTTGGATCCTAATGCAGATCCATTTCCTTTGAAGCGGTTCAAGTGGCTTATGGAGTTTTCTCTGGACCATGATTGGTGTGCCGTAGTGAGAAAACTATTGGACATTCTACTTGATGGAAGTGTGAGTGAAGGAGAACATCCTTCCCTTAGTCTGGCATTATTGGATATGGGTCTCCTTCACAGAGCTGTAAGAAAAAATAGTAGGCCTCTAGTGGagtttctcttgagatatgtaCCCAAGAACATTACACGCAAATTAGAATCAGAAGATAATGTGACAGCTAATGGAGTAAATGGGAACTTTTTGTTTAGGCCTGATGTAACAGGGCCTGCAGGCTTAACTCCACTCCACATTGCAGCTGGAAAAGATGATTCTGAGGATGTACTGGATGCATTAACTGATGACCCCAAAATG GTGGGAATTGAGGCGTGGAAGAGTGCCCTTGACAGCACAGGCTCGACACCTGAAGACTATGCTCGCTTGCGTGGCCACTACTCTTACATCCACCTGGTACAGAGGAAAATAAACAAGAGACCAACAACTGCAGAGCATGTGGTGGTTGACATGCCTAACAATGTGAATGATTTGATTGTGAACCAGAAGCAGAATAATGAATTCAGAAGTAGCAGCAGCAGCCTAGATATCGGAAGGTCGGAGTTGAAATGGAATCATCAGCAGCAGTGCAGGGTTTGTGATCGGAAAGTGGGGTATGGAAGCCGTAGCAGGTCTTTGTTGTACAGGCCTGCAATGCTGTCGATGGTGGCCATTGCTGCAGTCTGTGTGTGTGTAGCCCTTCTGTTTAAGAGCTCACCTGAAGTAGTATACATTTTCCGGCCATTCAGGTGGGAATTGTTGGAGTATGGAACAAGCTGA